One stretch of Microvirga lotononidis DNA includes these proteins:
- a CDS encoding ABC transporter ATP-binding protein, producing MTADQLLTVRDLSIQVAHSGAEVVRKVGFDIAPGEIVGIVGESGSGKTLATRALIALLPTTIKVTGGSVVYKGRDVLTMSDGDIRRLRGPEIGVVFQEPMTSLNPSMTIGRQLEEGLILHTKLTPVERRTRILDMLRRVGIRDPEGSLTAYPHEFSGGMRQRIMLASVMLLTPALLIADEPTTALDAVVQREVMELMVELTRAEGTAVLLISHDLPMVARYTQRIVVMEKGAIVEHGTTEQILERPQHPYTRRLLSSLPLRGEVRSIDRSATPVVSAQNIVVEYAARGSLLAKNKTKRALHGISVDIHEGEVVALVGGSGSGKTTLGRTIAGLVSQSEGEILFQGRQRGADWNTYRLNCQMVFQDPYSSLDPRMTILALVEEALRLVPGIAREQKRKRALESLEEVGLGPDYAGRYPHELSGGQRQRVAIARAIARRPKFLIADEPVSALDVTVRAQVLDLFTSLQKRYGFSCLFISHDLGVVEQVADRVIVMQDGRIIEQGDRDTIFDHPQEAYTRRLLSAIPALDLNDRGGVKLKWRLET from the coding sequence ATGACAGCGGATCAACTTCTCACGGTGCGTGATTTATCGATCCAGGTCGCCCATAGCGGCGCCGAGGTCGTGCGCAAGGTCGGCTTCGACATCGCGCCCGGCGAGATCGTCGGCATCGTCGGCGAGAGCGGCTCGGGCAAGACCCTGGCGACCCGCGCGTTGATCGCGCTCCTGCCCACGACCATCAAGGTGACGGGCGGAAGCGTCGTCTACAAGGGACGCGACGTGCTGACGATGAGCGATGGCGACATACGGCGCCTTCGCGGGCCTGAGATCGGAGTCGTGTTCCAGGAGCCGATGACCTCGCTCAATCCATCGATGACCATCGGACGCCAGCTCGAAGAAGGTTTGATCCTCCACACCAAGTTGACTCCGGTGGAGCGGCGAACGCGGATTCTTGACATGCTCCGGCGCGTTGGCATCCGCGACCCTGAGGGATCGCTGACGGCCTACCCCCATGAATTCTCCGGCGGCATGCGCCAGCGCATCATGCTCGCCTCCGTGATGCTGCTGACGCCTGCGCTGCTCATTGCCGACGAGCCCACTACGGCCCTTGATGCGGTCGTGCAGCGCGAGGTCATGGAACTCATGGTCGAGCTCACCCGGGCAGAGGGGACGGCGGTGCTTCTCATCAGCCACGACCTGCCGATGGTGGCCCGCTACACGCAGCGGATTGTCGTGATGGAGAAGGGAGCCATCGTCGAGCATGGCACCACGGAGCAGATCCTCGAGCGACCGCAGCACCCCTATACGCGGCGGCTGCTCTCATCCCTTCCGCTGCGCGGCGAGGTCCGTTCGATCGACCGCAGCGCCACGCCGGTCGTTTCGGCGCAGAATATCGTGGTGGAGTATGCGGCCCGTGGCTCGCTCCTAGCGAAAAATAAGACCAAACGGGCGCTCCACGGGATCAGCGTCGACATTCACGAGGGCGAGGTGGTCGCTCTCGTGGGCGGATCCGGATCCGGCAAGACGACCCTCGGCCGAACCATCGCCGGCCTCGTCTCGCAGAGCGAGGGCGAGATCCTGTTCCAGGGGCGTCAGCGCGGCGCCGATTGGAACACGTACCGGCTCAACTGCCAGATGGTGTTTCAGGATCCCTACTCCTCCCTGGACCCGCGCATGACCATCCTGGCCTTGGTCGAGGAGGCGCTGCGCCTAGTGCCGGGCATTGCTCGTGAACAGAAGCGTAAGCGGGCGCTCGAATCCCTTGAAGAAGTGGGGCTCGGTCCGGACTATGCCGGCCGTTACCCGCATGAGCTCTCCGGCGGCCAGCGCCAGCGTGTGGCGATCGCCCGCGCGATTGCCAGACGGCCAAAATTCCTCATTGCCGATGAGCCTGTCTCGGCCCTCGACGTAACGGTGCGGGCTCAGGTGCTCGACCTGTTTACCAGCCTGCAGAAGCGTTACGGCTTCTCCTGCCTGTTCATCAGCCATGATCTCGGCGTGGTGGAGCAGGTCGCCGATCGCGTCATCGTCATGCAGGACGGCCGCATCATCGAACAGGGAGATCGCGACACGATCTTCGATCATCCGCAGGAGGCCTACACGCGGCGGCTTCTTTCGGCAATTCCCGCCCTCGACCTGAACGATCGGGGAGGGGTGAAACTGAAATGGCGTTTGGAGACCTGA
- a CDS encoding serine hydrolase, translated as MDNVTAPSRAAERLNAICDAQPFITRYMVRNLLTGETVERGAGEETPSASTRKTSIMMAALKAVEEGRLDLDERIVYEQRLAEEVASGIFRYLTPGLVISLRDAITGMMVLSDNVCTKMVFERLELEEVDRYCKALGMSGTHHRFLIPPLALSPDHALGAVTTTTAADQVLLLQTILDAQTSPEAAARLGCSQDLCAYALKTLKSQVLRYGIHSRLPFETVIASKGGRGKRGRMDAGIVFRDGAPFFIIAAYTDQVPQAMPDGTPGYTIALETIGRLARAAWDEFQQ; from the coding sequence ATGGACAACGTGACAGCCCCGAGTCGGGCAGCGGAACGGCTCAATGCGATCTGCGATGCGCAGCCTTTCATCACTCGCTACATGGTGCGCAATCTCCTGACCGGGGAAACCGTTGAGCGGGGCGCCGGCGAGGAGACGCCCTCGGCCAGCACCCGCAAGACCTCCATCATGATGGCGGCGCTGAAGGCCGTCGAGGAGGGGCGCCTCGACCTCGACGAGCGCATCGTCTACGAGCAGCGCCTCGCCGAGGAGGTGGCCAGCGGCATCTTCCGCTATCTCACGCCCGGTCTCGTCATCTCGCTGCGCGACGCGATCACCGGCATGATGGTGCTGAGCGACAATGTCTGCACCAAGATGGTGTTCGAAAGGCTCGAGCTCGAGGAGGTCGATCGTTACTGCAAGGCCCTCGGCATGTCCGGAACCCATCACCGGTTCCTCATCCCGCCGCTGGCCCTGTCGCCCGATCATGCACTCGGAGCGGTGACGACCACCACCGCGGCCGATCAGGTGCTCCTGCTGCAGACAATCCTTGACGCCCAAACTTCGCCAGAGGCCGCAGCACGGCTCGGCTGCTCGCAGGACCTGTGCGCCTATGCGCTGAAGACCCTCAAGAGCCAAGTACTGCGCTATGGCATTCATTCGCGACTGCCGTTCGAAACCGTGATCGCCAGCAAGGGCGGCCGCGGCAAGCGCGGCCGCATGGACGCGGGCATCGTGTTCCGCGATGGAGCGCCGTTCTTTATCATTGCGGCCTATACCGACCAGGTGCCGCAGGCGATGCCGGACGGGACGCCGGGCTACACAATCGCTTTGGAAACGATCGGCCGGCTCGCCCGCGCCGCGTGGGACGAATTCCAACAATAA
- a CDS encoding ABC transporter substrate-binding protein yields the protein MRKRFLLSGAILMMLTGAAAARDVVVALSSDLRSNTPGVNRDGNTDSVILHIVEGLVGYANNGEVKPLLANSVEMSPDGLTYTFRLRENVKFHNGKTLTADDVVWNWNRYMDPKTKWTCTGDFNGSQNVKVTEVKAVDPLTVTMSLDKPSGIFLGLMSRPECGYTGIISPESVGADGSFKEPIGTGPFKWSEWKKAEYIRLAKFDGYASPANDGKPDGMVGSKRPLVDGIKFMVIPDASTIKAGLMSGVLDTAETSPDLIPDFKTSDKVQVIISRNNGKNLFYIQTRDPVLSKPGVRRAMAMALDVDQLVAAASNGTGEANGSMVASDSVYYNAVQKKRLPYDLDAAKKELAAAGYKGEPITIIANKRSNVPSFPAAVMAQAMMQQVGLNVQIEVLDYATQVDRRRSGNYQVISQSVAPRLDPALMYSFYVGNKDKNASLMWDNPKAIELMNAAYAEIDPKKRQTIFDQFHELMLQEMPGIFLYDLVDIWGATKKLKGQPVWQSNARLWEVSLDN from the coding sequence ATGAGGAAGAGATTTCTACTTTCAGGCGCCATCCTGATGATGCTCACCGGCGCGGCGGCGGCCCGCGATGTGGTCGTTGCCCTGAGTTCGGATCTGCGCAGCAATACTCCGGGCGTCAACCGCGACGGCAACACCGACAGCGTCATCCTGCACATCGTGGAGGGTCTCGTCGGCTATGCCAATAACGGCGAGGTGAAACCGCTGCTTGCCAATAGTGTCGAGATGTCACCCGACGGTCTGACCTACACGTTTCGGCTGCGCGAGAACGTAAAGTTTCACAACGGCAAAACTCTGACGGCCGACGACGTGGTCTGGAACTGGAACCGCTATATGGATCCGAAGACCAAATGGACTTGCACGGGCGATTTCAACGGCAGCCAGAACGTCAAGGTGACGGAGGTCAAAGCGGTCGATCCCCTCACGGTGACCATGAGCCTCGACAAGCCGTCCGGCATCTTTCTCGGCCTGATGTCCCGTCCGGAATGCGGCTACACGGGTATCATCTCGCCGGAATCAGTGGGAGCCGACGGCAGCTTCAAGGAGCCAATCGGCACGGGACCGTTCAAGTGGAGCGAGTGGAAGAAGGCCGAATATATCCGTCTGGCCAAGTTCGACGGTTACGCTTCACCCGCCAATGACGGCAAACCCGACGGTATGGTGGGATCCAAACGGCCGTTGGTGGACGGGATCAAGTTCATGGTTATCCCGGACGCCTCCACCATCAAGGCGGGGCTCATGTCCGGCGTCCTAGATACTGCCGAGACATCGCCCGATCTGATCCCCGACTTCAAGACGAGCGACAAGGTCCAAGTGATCATCTCGCGTAACAACGGCAAGAACCTATTCTATATCCAGACGCGCGATCCGGTTTTGAGCAAGCCTGGCGTACGCCGGGCCATGGCGATGGCTCTCGATGTCGATCAGCTCGTTGCGGCGGCCTCAAATGGCACTGGTGAGGCGAATGGCTCGATGGTGGCGTCGGACTCCGTTTATTATAACGCGGTCCAAAAGAAGCGGCTGCCCTACGATCTCGACGCCGCCAAGAAGGAGCTTGCCGCAGCCGGCTACAAGGGCGAGCCCATCACTATTATCGCCAACAAGCGCAGCAATGTACCGAGCTTCCCTGCAGCGGTCATGGCGCAGGCGATGATGCAGCAGGTGGGCCTCAACGTGCAGATCGAGGTGCTCGATTACGCGACGCAGGTCGATCGCCGCCGCTCGGGCAACTATCAGGTCATCTCGCAATCCGTCGCGCCGCGCCTCGATCCGGCCCTGATGTACAGCTTCTATGTCGGCAACAAGGATAAGAACGCGTCGCTTATGTGGGATAATCCCAAGGCGATTGAGCTGATGAATGCAGCCTACGCGGAGATCGATCCGAAGAAGCGCCAGACGATCTTCGATCAGTTTCACGAGTTGATGCTGCAGGAAATGCCCGGGATCTTCCTCTACGATCTGGTCGATATCTGGGGCGCCACCAAGAAGCTGAAAGGTCAGCCGGTCTGGCAGTCCAACGCCCGTCTCTGGGAAGTCTCCCTCGACAATTAA
- a CDS encoding M20 family metallopeptidase has translation MPGREHVHSLASLIEDLKPAFTAMSDEIWDFAELKFDEHRSSQCLIGMLEKNGFRVRRNVAEMETAFIGESGSGKPVIAFLGEFDALAGMSQVAGIAEPQPAVPGGTGHGCGHNLLGVGSLLAAVALARYLAEKGLPGTVRYYGCPGEEGGSGKTFMVRAGAFDDVDAALTWHPAPFNGVRSTNNLAVLEYYYRFKGVAAHASNSAHLGRSALDAVELMNVGVNFLREHMPQDCRVHYAITDTGGRAANVVQARAEVLYLIRAPEMPQAMALAERVEKVARGAATMTETEVEVVFDTASTNLLPNLTLESAMHDTMVALGPVPFDEEDLAFAQAIQNTFTEEAIQSSIRLYQVKTDAFSNRMVDGSTPLHLGLRAFEGQSHFRAGSTDVGDVSWVTPTAQCWAPAWAIGTNPHTWQVVAQGRSPAAHKAMIHAAKTLAATGLSLFTSEDLRQQATAEWREKTRGKPYVCPIPPHVRPKRF, from the coding sequence ATGCCCGGCAGAGAACACGTCCACTCGCTTGCCTCCTTGATCGAAGACCTGAAACCTGCCTTTACGGCCATGAGCGACGAGATCTGGGACTTCGCCGAGCTGAAGTTCGACGAGCATCGTTCATCGCAATGTCTTATCGGCATGCTGGAAAAGAATGGCTTCCGGGTTCGACGCAATGTCGCGGAGATGGAGACCGCCTTCATCGGCGAGTCCGGCAGCGGCAAGCCGGTCATTGCCTTCCTGGGCGAGTTCGACGCTCTCGCAGGGATGAGCCAGGTCGCGGGAATTGCAGAGCCCCAGCCGGCGGTCCCGGGCGGCACCGGGCATGGATGCGGCCACAATCTGCTCGGAGTCGGATCCCTCCTGGCGGCCGTCGCCCTCGCCCGATACCTCGCGGAAAAGGGTCTTCCTGGGACCGTGCGCTACTACGGCTGCCCCGGCGAGGAGGGCGGCTCCGGCAAGACCTTCATGGTGCGGGCCGGCGCCTTCGATGATGTCGATGCCGCGCTGACCTGGCATCCGGCACCGTTCAATGGCGTCCGGTCCACCAACAATCTGGCGGTGCTCGAGTATTACTATCGATTCAAGGGCGTCGCAGCCCATGCGTCCAACAGTGCCCATCTTGGCCGCTCGGCGCTCGACGCCGTGGAACTGATGAATGTGGGCGTCAACTTCCTGCGGGAGCACATGCCGCAGGATTGCCGTGTACATTATGCGATCACTGATACCGGAGGGCGTGCCGCCAACGTCGTTCAGGCACGAGCCGAGGTGCTGTATCTCATCCGCGCGCCGGAGATGCCACAGGCCATGGCTTTGGCGGAGCGGGTCGAGAAGGTGGCCCGTGGCGCCGCGACGATGACAGAGACCGAGGTCGAGGTCGTCTTCGACACCGCTTCCACGAACCTGCTGCCCAACCTGACTCTCGAATCCGCCATGCATGACACAATGGTGGCACTGGGGCCGGTCCCCTTCGATGAGGAGGATCTCGCCTTCGCCCAGGCAATCCAGAACACTTTTACCGAGGAGGCGATCCAGAGCAGCATCCGCCTGTACCAGGTGAAGACGGATGCCTTCTCCAATCGCATGGTTGACGGCTCGACGCCCTTGCATCTGGGCTTACGTGCCTTCGAGGGACAATCGCACTTCCGGGCCGGCTCCACCGATGTGGGCGATGTGAGCTGGGTGACCCCGACGGCGCAATGTTGGGCCCCCGCCTGGGCAATCGGAACCAACCCGCACACATGGCAGGTGGTCGCCCAGGGCCGTAGCCCTGCAGCCCACAAAGCAATGATCCACGCAGCCAAGACCTTGGCTGCCACGGGCTTGAGCCTGTTCACCTCCGAGGATTTACGGCAGCAAGCCACCGCCGAGTGGCGCGAGAAGACCCGAGGCAAACCCTATGTCTGCCCAATCCCGCCCCATGTCCGTCCCAAGCGGTTCTGA
- a CDS encoding AGE family epimerase/isomerase, with the protein MNRSDFLMIDARARYVQANAATLRWMLARPRLAGAFLNTKVNSLSLADYGDADGIRGPAYIYGWIQGRGLEAVATHAEFFEAEEPSLSAELDEAGIPLYHALRDLQRRDGHGYFCYDGNLNPVYVSSDGMLHQQAAADGVFTYSDAFLAKGLLAGAARYAPADVPEHLTYLAMVVDAIEKQRFQMDERRHLSLHTALDEPEDFGPRMILLGAAGLLRRIGRSEHSAFADRFITHVLERHLDSENGLLRNVPGTDTCNVGHAIEFVGFALDHLQGSAEPALVQQLQSVLSSSFTRGFAGPGLCLSVSAATGNCLSPYYPWWSLPETIRSAALCFAITGDGDVLNIWKQADRAFFKHYWRGSVAYQTLTMDGPVDFVPATPDLDPGYHTGLSLLSAIQVADRISRRPISPRISM; encoded by the coding sequence ATGAACAGATCCGACTTCTTGATGATAGATGCGCGTGCCCGCTACGTGCAGGCCAATGCGGCGACCTTACGTTGGATGCTCGCCCGCCCACGTCTCGCCGGCGCGTTTCTCAATACCAAGGTCAACAGTCTGAGCCTCGCGGATTATGGAGATGCCGATGGGATCCGTGGCCCCGCCTACATCTATGGTTGGATCCAAGGCCGCGGGCTTGAGGCAGTTGCAACCCATGCGGAGTTTTTCGAGGCAGAGGAACCTTCTCTGTCCGCCGAACTCGATGAGGCAGGTATTCCTCTCTATCATGCACTCCGGGATCTGCAGCGCCGGGATGGACACGGCTATTTCTGCTACGACGGCAACCTGAACCCCGTCTATGTGAGTTCCGACGGCATGCTGCACCAGCAGGCTGCAGCGGACGGGGTGTTCACCTACTCCGATGCTTTCTTAGCCAAAGGTCTTCTCGCTGGGGCAGCGCGCTATGCTCCGGCGGACGTTCCAGAGCATCTCACTTATCTAGCCATGGTTGTCGATGCGATCGAGAAGCAGCGATTCCAGATGGACGAGCGCCGTCACCTCTCGCTCCACACCGCTTTGGATGAGCCTGAGGATTTCGGGCCGCGGATGATCCTTCTTGGCGCAGCGGGCCTTCTCCGCCGCATTGGGCGGAGCGAGCATTCCGCCTTCGCAGATCGCTTCATCACCCATGTTCTCGAACGTCATCTTGATTCGGAGAACGGCCTTTTGCGCAATGTCCCGGGAACGGATACATGCAATGTCGGGCATGCCATCGAGTTCGTGGGCTTCGCGCTGGACCATCTGCAAGGCAGCGCCGAACCAGCTTTGGTGCAGCAGCTTCAGTCAGTGCTGAGCTCCTCCTTTACGCGCGGCTTCGCTGGACCCGGCCTTTGCCTATCGGTTTCAGCTGCGACCGGCAACTGCTTAAGCCCCTACTACCCATGGTGGTCTTTGCCCGAAACCATTCGATCTGCGGCCTTGTGCTTTGCCATAACTGGTGACGGCGACGTTCTGAACATCTGGAAGCAAGCGGACCGTGCATTCTTCAAGCACTACTGGCGGGGTTCCGTCGCCTACCAGACCCTGACTATGGACGGACCGGTTGATTTCGTTCCGGCAACGCCAGACCTCGATCCAGGCTATCACACGGGACTGAGTCTTCTGTCAGCCATTCAAGTGGCTGACCGGATTTCGCGCCGGCCCATTTCCCCTCGAATCTCGATGTAA
- a CDS encoding carbohydrate ABC transporter permease: MSRRTKERLINIAIDAVLTAVCLLMILPLVFLVSNAFKTPQEMLAWPPTIIPDDPTVRNFRAVLSDTPLLRWIGNSILFSLLSTVCILATSAITGYILGKFRYRVLNVFFAIILATAIVPFEVYMIPLYFQAKALGILNSTWGLLLGYLVMSFGIFLIRQNVIHSIPDELLEAARIDGAGEFWIFWRIVLPLLRGALGALGVLAFFQAWTAFAWPLIVATTRDSYTIEVGLALFQTGFTVDLGRLSAASAVVLIPSITLFVLLRRNFVQGVASTGLKE; encoded by the coding sequence ATGTCCCGCCGTACAAAGGAGCGCTTGATCAACATCGCGATCGATGCGGTCCTGACGGCCGTCTGCCTGTTGATGATCCTGCCCTTGGTCTTCCTCGTCTCTAATGCATTTAAGACGCCACAAGAGATGCTGGCTTGGCCACCGACGATCATTCCGGATGATCCAACCGTCCGGAATTTCAGGGCGGTCCTGTCCGACACGCCGCTGCTGCGTTGGATCGGGAACAGTATCCTGTTCTCGCTTCTCTCTACTGTCTGCATTCTTGCGACGTCGGCGATTACTGGCTACATCCTGGGAAAGTTTCGCTATCGCGTGCTCAACGTGTTCTTTGCGATCATCCTCGCCACGGCCATTGTTCCGTTCGAGGTCTACATGATCCCGCTTTACTTCCAGGCGAAGGCGCTCGGCATCCTGAACTCTACCTGGGGGTTGCTGCTGGGCTACCTCGTGATGAGCTTCGGCATCTTTCTCATCCGACAGAACGTGATTCACTCCATCCCAGACGAACTGCTGGAGGCCGCCAGGATCGATGGAGCAGGAGAGTTCTGGATCTTCTGGCGCATCGTTCTCCCTCTCCTGCGCGGCGCCCTCGGGGCCCTTGGAGTACTGGCCTTCTTCCAGGCCTGGACCGCCTTCGCTTGGCCTTTGATCGTAGCAACGACCCGGGACAGCTACACGATCGAGGTGGGGCTTGCTCTGTTTCAGACCGGCTTCACGGTTGATCTTGGACGGCTGAGCGCAGCCTCCGCGGTGGTCCTTATACCGAGTATTACATTGTTCGTCCTGCTGCGCCGGAACTTCGTACAGGGTGTGGCGAGCACAGGACTGAAGGAATGA
- a CDS encoding carbohydrate ABC transporter permease: protein MFALLALLPTLAIFAFVRIYPIGDTLRLSLHKWDILSKNKPFIGFANFEELASDPLFREALLNTTIIAFGVLLITIPLALVLAALIYHRTRSRLAGFYEAAIFIPHVVSLVPAAMAWKWIFDARLGPLNALLTSVGFAPRSWLFDPVLSVLCVIVLCSWQALGYAVIIYLVGFKSLPTSLYEAAELDGASAPQRFWHLSVPLLKPITLYVSVVTLVSGFNVYAQAFVLASDAQGAPGRQVRVLVLDMLENSFRNYRVGYAASEAVVLLGIVLILTLVQFRMLREKGRS, encoded by the coding sequence ATGTTCGCGCTCCTCGCGCTTCTGCCGACATTGGCGATCTTCGCTTTTGTTCGGATCTATCCCATTGGCGATACCCTGCGCCTGAGCCTGCACAAGTGGGACATCTTATCGAAGAACAAGCCCTTCATCGGATTTGCGAATTTCGAGGAACTCGCCAGTGATCCGTTGTTCAGGGAAGCGCTCCTCAATACGACCATCATTGCATTTGGCGTCCTGCTCATCACCATCCCGCTGGCATTGGTGCTGGCTGCTCTCATTTATCACCGCACCCGCTCGCGTCTTGCCGGCTTTTATGAGGCCGCGATCTTCATTCCGCATGTCGTATCGCTCGTTCCCGCTGCCATGGCATGGAAGTGGATCTTCGACGCCCGTCTCGGTCCGCTGAATGCGCTACTAACCAGCGTTGGATTCGCACCAAGATCGTGGCTTTTCGATCCGGTCCTCTCAGTGTTATGCGTCATTGTTCTCTGCTCATGGCAGGCTCTTGGTTATGCGGTCATTATCTACCTTGTAGGTTTCAAGAGCTTACCGACCTCGCTATACGAGGCGGCCGAGCTTGACGGCGCGTCAGCCCCTCAGCGCTTCTGGCATCTTTCTGTACCTCTGCTCAAGCCGATCACGCTATACGTTTCCGTTGTCACGCTGGTATCAGGCTTCAACGTCTACGCCCAGGCCTTCGTGCTGGCCTCTGATGCCCAAGGCGCGCCGGGACGACAGGTGCGCGTTCTGGTACTCGACATGCTTGAGAACAGCTTTCGAAACTACCGCGTTGGCTACGCTGCCTCGGAGGCAGTGGTGCTATTGGGGATCGTTTTGATCCTGACTCTAGTTCAATTCAGGATGCTGCGGGAGAAGGGCCGCTCATGA
- a CDS encoding extracellular solute-binding protein has translation MIDALNSATTTALERRLVRAALLGSAFGAFMLGGLCAASAQTVTVWSGYPEMAPFYEHVAQGLKAKNPNLNVKVEAIALREHEKRIALGLTSGVAGATVIELQGSTVRRYIENDLLPKAPDAVANFVKEKANFDEFFTSNASFEGAVYGVPLFRGQAALYYNTDMFKEAGLSTPPKTMEEYTQYAEKLTKRGADGNPTVSGWSLRLTGGGQGIAEKFWINLFQYGGSVLEPTADGKWRANYANEAGRATLKQYLQNVHVLKTVTPEMPADAEAFERGQTAMFIRESWVIGDIASKAPNLTYATAPLPRGSIALPTNLYVKAEGADAKAAWDFVMATNEPENLTWLLKNVGWLPNRSGVDYSSVTSTSPAFGAFVNYPKDYKFFTLPSIGPIEEVLTRLAAQLTNAFRNASLAKDDTAIDAFLKSAADETNQILRREGLLGK, from the coding sequence ATGATCGACGCGCTGAATTCTGCCACCACAACTGCACTAGAGCGGCGTCTGGTCCGCGCGGCTTTGCTCGGCTCAGCCTTTGGAGCGTTCATGCTTGGCGGGCTTTGCGCCGCGTCAGCGCAGACGGTCACCGTCTGGAGCGGCTATCCAGAAATGGCGCCGTTCTATGAGCATGTGGCCCAAGGCCTCAAAGCCAAGAACCCGAACCTCAACGTCAAGGTCGAGGCCATCGCTCTCCGTGAGCATGAGAAGCGCATCGCGCTGGGTCTTACGTCTGGCGTCGCTGGCGCAACCGTGATCGAGCTCCAAGGCTCTACGGTGCGCCGCTATATCGAAAATGACCTCCTGCCCAAGGCTCCCGACGCCGTGGCCAACTTCGTCAAGGAAAAGGCCAACTTCGACGAGTTTTTCACATCGAACGCGAGCTTTGAAGGTGCGGTCTATGGTGTTCCCCTGTTCCGCGGACAGGCGGCTCTGTATTACAATACCGATATGTTCAAAGAGGCAGGACTGAGCACGCCGCCCAAAACGATGGAGGAGTACACCCAGTACGCCGAGAAATTGACGAAGCGGGGGGCCGACGGCAATCCAACGGTTTCCGGCTGGAGTCTGCGCCTGACCGGCGGTGGGCAAGGCATTGCCGAGAAGTTCTGGATCAATCTATTCCAATATGGTGGCTCGGTCCTTGAGCCAACAGCCGACGGGAAGTGGCGCGCCAATTACGCCAATGAGGCCGGCCGTGCGACGCTTAAGCAGTACCTGCAGAACGTGCACGTCCTCAAGACCGTCACGCCAGAGATGCCGGCCGATGCAGAGGCCTTTGAACGTGGGCAGACCGCCATGTTCATCCGCGAATCCTGGGTAATCGGCGACATTGCCTCCAAGGCTCCTAACCTCACCTACGCTACCGCCCCTTTGCCCCGCGGCTCTATTGCTCTGCCGACCAATCTTTATGTGAAGGCCGAGGGCGCGGACGCCAAGGCGGCCTGGGACTTTGTTATGGCCACCAACGAGCCCGAGAACCTGACATGGCTTCTCAAGAACGTCGGGTGGCTGCCGAACCGCTCCGGAGTTGACTATTCCAGCGTGACCAGCACGTCTCCGGCGTTCGGCGCTTTTGTGAACTACCCGAAGGACTACAAGTTCTTTACCTTGCCCTCAATCGGACCGATCGAAGAGGTGCTGACGCGTTTGGCCGCCCAGCTTACCAACGCCTTCCGCAATGCGTCGCTTGCCAAAGATGATACGGCTATCGATGCCTTCCTCAAATCGGCTGCGGATGAGACCAACCAGATCCTTCGCCGCGAAGGTCTTCTTGGGAAGTAG